The proteins below come from a single Alnus glutinosa chromosome 9, dhAlnGlut1.1, whole genome shotgun sequence genomic window:
- the LOC133878166 gene encoding uncharacterized protein LOC133878166, with amino-acid sequence MEIQHFSHEEHPLMLVEEFENDGENEVVCSGCDKSVSCGPAYNCSQCKFFLHKSCAELPPEIQHPVHPNHTLLLQAPISDRRCCDACGRGCKRCFSYRCHSCNFDLDIGCVSASLPTKPDDGHQHEFVPIFQQFHFTCELCGEDRNNAAQVCRICQLLADTLCALKPSTIKITADPAHLLTLIYSLRKVIKEHSDIFCKLCYKKLNPNFAGYYCQECDFVAHLKCTPKHLDIDSSIDLTEDIDFKEDEELEELQHFDHDHKLIISRNEVEVHDHKLCEGCVQSISVPFYSCEQCDYLIHSTCARLPLKKRHLSHPHLLTLSARGQYIDGIVFCYACLRYSHGFAYTCHECDYSLDIQCCSIPKTFKYEGHQHSLFYALNLDEKCNACDRLKHNSGGFVCTKCNFALDLKCATLPLKVKYEYHPHSLSFTHTIAKNDSKEYYCLICEEERNPDHWFYYCAECNFTAHSQCIVGWDPYIKYGKTFITHLHQHLLTWVRKTKVSPPCDACGITFNGELALNCTQCKFIVHWKRKCREKVGVKEVLSADEKNIFL; translated from the coding sequence atggagatcCAACATTTTAGCCACGAGGAGCATCCACTGATGTTGGTGGAAGAGTTTGAAAATGATGGCGAGAATGAAGTTGTTTGCTCAGGGTGCGACAAATCAGTATCATGTGGTCCTGCTTACAACTGCTCTCAATGCAAATTCTTCCTTCACAAGTCATGCGCAGAGTTGCCCCCTGAGATACAACACCCTGTGCATCCAAACCACACCCTCCTTCTCCAAGCGCCAATATCAGATCGTAGATGTTGTGATGCCTGCGGTAGGGGTTGCAAAAGATGCTTCTCCTACAGGTGCCATAGTTGCAATTTCGACCTTGACATCGGATGTGTCTCGGCCAGTTTGCCAACTAAACCTGACGACGGTCACCAACATGAATTCGTTCCCATCTTTCAGCAGTTCCACTTCACTTGTGAATTATGTGGCGAGGATCGCAACAATGCTGCCCAGGTATGTCGCATTTGTCAACTCTTGGCTGACACTCTATGTGCTCTGAAGCCAAGTACCATCAAAATTACAGCAGATCCTGCTCACTTGCTCACTCTCATCTATTCACTTCGTAAAGTGATTAAGGAGCACAGCGATATATTCTGTAAGCTTTGCTATAAAAAACTCAATCCCAATTTTGCGGGTTATTATTGCCAAGAATGCGATTTCGTAGCCCACTTGAAATGCACACCTAAACATTTAGATATCGACTCAAGCATAGATCTTACTGAGGATATCGACTTTAAAGAGGATGAAGAACTAGAGGAGCTCCAACATTTCGATCATGATCATAAGTTAATCATCAGCCGCAACGAAGTCGAGGttcatgatcataagctttgtGAAGGTTGTGTGCAATCAATTTCCGTCCCATTTTATAGTTGTGAGCAATGCGACTACTTGATCCATAGCACGTGTGCTCGACTACCCTTAAAGAAGCGACACCTAAGTCACCCACATCTGCTTACCCTCTCCGCAAGGGGACAGTACATTGATGGCATCGTATTTTGCTATGCTTGTCTTCGTTATAGCCATGGCTTCGCTTATACATGTCACGAATGTGACTACAGTCTTGACATCCAATGTTGTTCGATTCCAAAAACCTTTAAATATGAAGGTCACCAACACTCTCTCTTCTATGCTCTAAATTTAGATGAAAAGTGCAATGCCTGTGATAGGTTGAAACACAACAGTGGTGGATTTGTATGCACTAAATGCAATTTTGCCTTGGATTTAAAATGTGCAACACTCCCGCTCAAAGTTAAGTATGAATATCACCCACATTCCCTCTCATTCACTCACACTATTGCCAAAAACGATTCTAAAGAATATTATTGTctaatttgtgaagaagaaagaaatccaGACCATTGGTTCTATTATTGTGCAGAATGCAACTTTACTGCTCATTCTCAATGCATAGTTGGGTGGGATCCCTACATTAAGTATGGAAAAACATTTATAACGCATCTTCACCAACATCTTCTAACTTGGGTCAGGAAAACTAAGGTCTCTCCTCCATGTGATGCCTGCGGTATAACTTTTAATGGAGAACTGGCCCTAAACTGTACGCAGTGCAAATTCATCGTCCATTGGAAGCGAAAATGTAGAGAGAAAGTAGGAGTAAAAGAAGTTCTTAGTGCTGATGAGAAAAATATCTTTTTGTAA